Genomic window (Syngnathoides biaculeatus isolate LvHL_M chromosome 6, ASM1980259v1, whole genome shotgun sequence):
AAGCTTTGCTGGACCAGGTGACGCCGCCGACAAAGTTTTAGCGCTCGAGACGTGACAACCATCACGAAAAGCcgaattcaaaaacaaaaacgcgtCTTTCAAATGTGGAAAGAAATGAACCGGTGCAGATATCACGTGAACATTCTTAACTGTCTTAAGATGGACAAAGTTAACCGCTGCGAAGGGTAAATCCTGAATTTGTCACTCGTTACCTTACCAAATCTTAATCACAGTAAATctggaaacaaaaaacatctttatCGTTACAAAGCTGAACGCGAGTCCGCTGGCTTCACGTCAGTTTTGTCTTTCGGAATGAGTACtccaaagaaaaaggaaaagaaaaccaaaacggAAAAAGCCCAAACAAGTTTCCTGTTTTAACATGAAATGGCGCCGCCGTGTCTGTGAAGCGCCGCCCGCCGCTTCGCCACGTTGTTCGTCAACGTCAACGTGACCTCCGAACCCCACGAGGTGTCGGCCCTCTGGTTCTTGTGGTACATCAAGCAGTCGGGAGGAACCATGAGGATCTTCTCCACCACCAACGGAGGGCAGGTACGACGACGCTTACCGGCAGCCGGCCAATCCCGGAGCTTCTGTTCCGTTAAAAACCCCGCCCGCCAACAAACACCCAATCCCAACGCTCGTTTTCTTACGTCCTTTCAAAACTCTGCCTGGCAACAGGCGGCCAATCCCAGCGCTTCTCTTCCATTACGTAGTtgggcttgcaaaaaaaaaacaacaaaaaaaaaaacccattagaATTCATTTCTGATGCttgttgtaatgttttatgcaaaaatttgccaccccccccccccacaggatCATAGATGGACGGACTTGATTCTCATATGATTGTTTTTGCAGTTATGTCATTGTGATTGCTTGATTTGagtttgaaaaatacaaatctttaaaaaagaatTTTTACATCGCACATCTTCCAGCGCCGTTTCTCTGTTCAAAATGCGTAACGGAAAGTAAAAAGTTACTGGAACTAGTCCAAGCCTTCCAGTCGGACTTTTCTCTCTCGGGCCTGAGAGTACTGAGTTCTTTTCCGGATTCAGGCTCGCTGCTGAAGGTCGGCCAAATTCGTCATTGCGGCGCTAATAAAGTTGCACAACAACCTGGGAAAACGCGAGTGCGGATCCAATAAATGCCCCGCCCCCGGCCGTTCGCCGAGCCGCTCCCCAGTTGCGGGCGTGCCGGAGGCCGTCCTGGCCACTGCCGGGCGAGGGGCGGGGGTCACGCCCTCGACCGGTCGCGTATCGATAAGTACTTTACAGTTCTTGCAGTTTGCATCCTTAAAAAAAGTAccgtaggtgtaattgtgatcaTTTTATCATATCACTACTATTTTCTGCTGACATTTTGACTTCCACAATGTTGTTTAATTTGTGGTGCAATGAATATTTGAACTTATTTTGAGAACATTCCCGGTTGACGACTGGCGCGATGTAAgcgcttctttctttctttctttctttcttgtggGTCGCGCAGGAGAGGAAGTTTGTGGGCGGCTCGGGTCAGATCAGCGAGTGCATGGCCAGAGAACTCGGCGACCGGGTCAAGCTGCGTTCGCCGGTCTTCCGGATCGACCAGAGCGGCGAGGCGGTGCTGGTGGAGACCACGGACAAGCGGATCTACTCGGTAGGCCGCCACGCACGGACTCGCGGATGGCAAAACCCGCGCTCGAGAAACGTGGGCGTACGCGACCCGGTAGTGCGCGTGTCCGGCCGTCGGGACCACCGACCGCGCGGGTTTGGCGTCCCTCTCCAAACGGCTGATTTCTTCTCCTCAGCTACGTTTTGTCACTAGATTCATTTCCAAGGAACATGGACACCTTTTGGCTTGCGTCTGGCACTTTCACTCCCTTTTGCCAGCCGCAAGTATCCTGGAAGcagtttttatgtatttttcctttgctttgtaacccacacacacacacagacacagagcaGAAGTAAGCCGCTTTCTCGTAAGTGTGTTGCTGCCATCTGCtggctttttatttcatttgtttttgtttttttgcaccctCCTCAGGCCAAGTACGTGATCGTGGCCACCCCTCCCGGTCTCAACCTGAAGATGCACTTCAACCCCGAGCTGCCCCCCCTGAggaaccagctgatccaccgcgtgCCCATGGGCTCGGTCATCAAGTGCATGGTCTACTACAAAGAGAACTTCTGGAGGAAGAAGGGTGAGCGAGGAGCACGACGGAGGGACGACTCGCCGTGTTTCCTGAcgtttgtttcttcttcttcttcttcctcctcctctccaggTTTGTGCGGCAGCATGGTGATCGAGGAGGAGGGGGCGCCCATCGGCCTGACGCTGGACGACACGAAGCCCGACGGCTCCGTGCCGGCCATAATGGGGTGACCGCGCCGGACCGAACCGAAATTCAGTCCGGGCGCCCCGCCGACTCCCGCTCGGAAACCGACTCGATAGAAAGAATCCAAAACTGACCAAAagtaccttttttaaaaaaaaaaataaataaaaacaaaaaaaatagaaaggcgGGCAAGGGGTTTTgtcaaagaaggaaaaaaataatactaaaaaaagTTGGGCCCGTGCGGTTTTTGAACTGGTTTCTGCTTTTCCTCCGGCAGATTTATCCTGGCCCGCAAATGCAGGAGGCTCTGCGGCCTGACCAAAGAAGAGAGGTATCGTTGCCGCGGTGACAAAAGATCGAGACAAAGATGCTTCACGCTTTCACCGGCGTGGCAAAATGGGTTTCAGGTTCAAGAGGATCTGCGAGAGCTTCTCCAGAGCGTTGGGCACCGAAGAAGCTCTGCACGTGAGTTTAAAGCTCGGGAAAAGCTTTGCGCTAAATTCTGCCTCACGTTGCACAAGCCGGCCAAAACGGAAAGAAATTCGCATAACAACGCGGGACAAATTGCTTAACTTCCGGTGTCTGCAAATGAAGGGCACATTTCCAGGAAGGAAATTGATGGGAAAGCGCGGGCCGACCCGACTGCGGCTTTCGTCCGCCATCCAAACCGTCGGCCGCATCTGAAGCGGGAAACCCTCTCGCGAAATCAGCGCGCGCACAATTTCTCGGTCAAATGTGCGTTCCAGGCCGTCCACTACGAGGAGAAGAACTGGTGTGAAGAGGAGTACTCGGGAGGGTGCTACACGGCCTACTTCCCGCCGGGCATCCTCACCCAGTTCGGAAGGTGAGCTGAGCCGAGCCGCACTGGCGCCGGCGCCGGCTATAAAAGCCGCCTTGAAAACGCGGAAACGGCGTGGTCCCGGCAGGGTGCTGCGGGAGCCGGCGGGCAGGTTGTACTTCGCCGGGACCGAGACCGCCACCGAGTGGAGCGGCTACATGGAGGGCGCCGTCCAGGCTGGCGAGAGAGCGGCCAGAGAGGTCAGAACGCGTTCCGTGACCGATGTTTCCCATGGCCTACGTCGGTGTTCTCGCAAAGGTTTTACGCCCAATGTGGGCCATCAGAGAGAGGTTTTGTTCGGGGGGGGTGGAATTGATTGTAAACCACTAAACCTGAGCCCAATATAAGCtttatcgggggggggggggggcagttctCAGGCTCATTtgagagggtaaaaaaa
Coding sequences:
- the mao gene encoding amine oxidase [flavin-containing]; amino-acid sequence: MAAPGGTYDVIVVGGGISGLSAAKLLLEVGLSPVVLEARDRVGGRTFTARNKETKWVDLGGAYVGPTQNRILRLAKQYGIQTYKVNEQERLVHYVDGKSSTFKASFPPTWNPVVNLDFNNLFRTLDQMGSEIPRDAPWKAPHAEEWDKMSMKQLIEKLCWTSAARRFATLFVNVNVTSEPHEVSALWFLWYIKQSGGTMRIFSTTNGGQERKFVGGSGQISECMARELGDRVKLRSPVFRIDQSGEAVLVETTDKRIYSAKYVIVATPPGLNLKMHFNPELPPLRNQLIHRVPMGSVIKCMVYYKENFWRKKGLCGSMVIEEEGAPIGLTLDDTKPDGSVPAIMGFILARKCRRLCGLTKEERFKRICESFSRALGTEEALHAVHYEEKNWCEEEYSGGCYTAYFPPGILTQFGRVLREPAGRLYFAGTETATEWSGYMEGAVQAGERAAREILCTMGKIHRSQIWQTEPESQDVPARPFPSSFWDRNAPSVGGLLKMAGASAALCAVVLAYKRGLLPLAA